One window of the Canis aureus isolate CA01 chromosome 1, VMU_Caureus_v.1.0, whole genome shotgun sequence genome contains the following:
- the GPR31 gene encoding 12-(S)-hydroxy-5,8,10,14-eicosatetraenoic acid receptor, translating to MGDVVPTNCSARSRAVEVSVATLLALECVLGLLGNVVALWTFFFRLKVWKPYAVYLLHLVVADLLLTFCLPFHAAFYLRRKTWNFGHVSCQTLHFLQVLSRGVGIAFLTAVALDRYFRVVHPRLKVNLLSCRAAWGVSGFIWLLLLSLTHQSLFVSEATCPNPDPGVDLSFSIVWQEALFFLQFIFPFGLLLFCNARIIRTLQKRLRDPDKQPKLQRARALVTVVVVLFAVCFLPSFLARILMAIFQGAGDCRALGPMVHVSDVASSLTYLQSVLNPVLYCFSNPAFRHSYRKVFNTLRGRGRDTEAPGDIRDSYS from the coding sequence ATGGGCGACGTGGTCCCCACCAACTGCTCCGCACGCAGCAGGGCGGTGGAGGTGTCGGTGGCCACGCTGCTGGCGCTGGAGTGCGTCCTGGGCCTTCTGGGCAACGTCGTGGCGCTGTGGACCTTCTTCTTCCGCCTGAAGGTGTGGAAGCCCTACGCCGTCTACCTGCTGCACCTGGTCGTGGCCGACCTCCTGCTGACCTTCTGCTTGCCCTTCCACGCCGCCTTCTATCTGAGACGCAAGACGTGGAACTTTGGGCACGTGTCTTGCCAGACCCTGCACTTCCTGCAGGTCCTCAGCCGCGGGGTGGGCATCGCCTTCCTCACGGCCGTGGCTTTAGACCGGTACTTCCGAGTGGTCCACCCTCGGCTGAAGGTCAACCTCCTGTCCTGCCGGGCCGCCTGGGGGGTGTCAGGCTTCATCTGGCTGCTGCTGCTCAGCCTCACCCACCAGAGCCTGTTCGTCTCGGAGGCCACCTGCCCCAACCCGGACCCCGGGGTGGACCTCTCCTTCAGCATCGTTTGGCAGGAAGCACTGTTCTTCCTGCAGTTTATCTTTCCCTTCGGGCTCCTCCTGTTCTGCAACGCCAGGATCATCAGGACCCTCCAGAAGCGCCTGCGAGACCCGGACAAACAGCCCAAGCTGCAGAGAGCCCGGgcgctggtgactgtggtcgtgGTCCTGTTTGCCGTGTGCTTTCTGCCCAGCTTCCTGGCGCGGATCTTGATGGCCATCTTCCAGGGGGCCGGCGActgcagggccctggggccgATGGTGCACGTGTCCGACGTGGCCAGCAGCCTCACCTACCTGCAGAGCGTCCTGAACCCGGTGCTATACTGCTTCTCCAACCCCGCGTTCAGACACTCCTACCGCAAGGTCTTCAACACGCTCAGAGGCCGGGGGAGGGACACCGAGGCCCCAGGGGACATCAGAGACTCCTACTCCTGA